The following coding sequences are from one Microbacterium wangchenii window:
- a CDS encoding aspartate/glutamate racemase family protein produces MTARVGVLHTVPALVPVFHGLLTARRGDLDIVHVADPSLLARAVAAGGVTDDVTRDLRGHLAGLRDAGASSVLVTCSSIGEAAAAAAATVGLPVVRVDAAMAAEAVTRAAAGGRAILVLATLSATLGPTRRLVEAAAAGRGSFDIAAEVVAGAADARSAGDQERHDRLIADAVTAGDADVIVLAQASMATGAGEDPRVLTSPESGAAAFAASVPDASPPDGHAH; encoded by the coding sequence ATGACCGCGCGAGTGGGGGTCCTGCACACCGTTCCGGCTCTCGTCCCGGTGTTCCACGGGCTGCTCACGGCCCGCCGCGGCGACCTCGACATCGTCCATGTCGCAGATCCGTCGCTCCTCGCGCGCGCCGTCGCGGCCGGCGGCGTCACCGACGACGTGACCCGCGATCTGCGGGGGCACCTCGCCGGCCTGCGCGACGCCGGCGCATCCTCGGTGCTCGTGACGTGCTCCTCCATCGGGGAGGCCGCCGCGGCCGCCGCTGCGACGGTGGGGCTTCCCGTCGTGCGCGTGGATGCGGCGATGGCCGCGGAGGCGGTGACCCGCGCGGCCGCCGGCGGTCGCGCCATCCTCGTGCTCGCGACGCTGTCGGCGACCCTCGGACCCACGCGGCGGCTCGTCGAGGCGGCTGCGGCGGGCCGCGGATCCTTCGACATCGCCGCCGAGGTCGTCGCCGGCGCCGCCGACGCGCGCAGCGCAGGCGACCAGGAGCGGCACGACCGCCTCATCGCGGATGCCGTCACCGCCGGCGATGCCGATGTCATCGTGCTCGCCCAGGCCTCGATGGCCACCGGCGCGGGAGAGGACCCGCGCGTGCTCACGTCTCCGGAGTCGGGGGCCGCGGCCTTCGCGGCTTCGGTGCCCGACGCGTCGCCGCCGGACGGGCACGCTCACTGA
- a CDS encoding FGGY family carbohydrate kinase: MTLAVGLDVGSSTVKASLVELTDAVAVRRVARAATPATVEGLLDTLAAVTRQCVNSARTPVSAVGIASMAESGAPLDAHGHALTPLLRWDRPVQPRHSESVWAEHPDLAATTGVPATGKPAVVALTALRQDSPAVFAATRYWGGVADLVAHALTGVRATDHTLATRTMMAGAIGEAWDAAVLAWLGIEEQTLPEIRPPGDAVATTSPHARRFGLGPGIPVYVAGHDHVVGAWGAGVRRPDEVADSLGTAEAIVRVTAVASPARVVAAGFAMGRTVDGGGTTILGGSPACGAMLQWWETEHPGDDTLATLGHLSPDEWRTTQTTVLPYPAGRQCPRPDPGARVRVLEPGTGPTDRARALLQSLVAHARWMRETADELAGDTSTDVTVLGSLADRVPAWAPLVAATGVTTHRSALHEPVAAAAALLSAVRAGAASDSLALPRRPVAAARAPGLTDAYRRFLAAVASEGES; the protein is encoded by the coding sequence GTGACACTCGCGGTCGGATTGGACGTGGGCAGCTCGACCGTGAAGGCATCGCTGGTCGAGCTGACCGATGCGGTCGCCGTGCGCCGCGTCGCCCGCGCAGCGACACCGGCGACCGTGGAGGGGCTCCTCGACACCCTCGCCGCCGTCACGCGGCAGTGCGTCAATTCCGCGCGCACCCCCGTCTCCGCCGTCGGGATCGCCTCGATGGCGGAGAGCGGTGCCCCGCTGGATGCGCACGGCCACGCCCTCACGCCGCTGCTGCGCTGGGATCGTCCGGTGCAGCCACGGCATTCGGAGAGCGTGTGGGCGGAGCATCCCGACCTGGCCGCGACCACCGGCGTGCCGGCCACCGGCAAGCCCGCCGTCGTCGCCCTCACGGCGCTCCGCCAGGACAGCCCCGCGGTGTTCGCGGCCACGCGATACTGGGGCGGCGTCGCCGACCTGGTCGCCCACGCGCTCACCGGCGTCCGCGCGACCGACCACACCCTCGCCACCCGCACGATGATGGCGGGCGCGATCGGCGAGGCGTGGGATGCCGCGGTCCTGGCCTGGCTCGGCATCGAGGAGCAGACGCTGCCCGAGATCCGCCCTCCCGGCGACGCGGTCGCGACGACGTCGCCGCACGCGCGCCGGTTCGGTCTGGGACCGGGGATCCCCGTGTACGTCGCCGGTCACGACCACGTCGTGGGGGCGTGGGGCGCGGGCGTGCGCCGGCCCGACGAAGTCGCCGACTCCCTCGGCACCGCCGAGGCGATCGTGCGGGTGACGGCGGTCGCGTCGCCCGCACGCGTCGTGGCCGCGGGCTTCGCGATGGGGCGCACCGTCGACGGCGGCGGCACCACGATCCTCGGAGGCAGCCCCGCGTGCGGAGCGATGCTGCAGTGGTGGGAGACGGAGCACCCCGGCGACGATACGCTCGCAACACTCGGTCACCTGAGCCCCGACGAGTGGCGGACCACGCAGACCACCGTCCTCCCCTACCCGGCCGGGAGGCAGTGCCCGCGCCCCGACCCCGGCGCGCGCGTGCGGGTGCTCGAGCCCGGCACCGGCCCCACCGATCGCGCCAGGGCGCTGCTGCAGTCCCTCGTCGCCCACGCCCGGTGGATGCGCGAGACCGCGGACGAGCTCGCCGGAGACACCTCGACCGACGTCACCGTGCTCGGCTCGCTCGCCGACCGCGTACCGGCGTGGGCGCCGCTCGTCGCAGCGACGGGTGTAACCACTCACCGCAGCGCGCTCCACGAACCCGTCGCCGCCGCTGCGGCGCTGCTGTCCGCCGTGCGCGCGGGCGCGGCATCCGATTCCCTCGCCCTTCCCCGCCGCCCCGTCGCCGCCGCCCGCGCGCCCGGGCTGACCGACGCCTACCGACGGTTCCTCGCCGCCGTCGCCTCCGAAGGAGAATCATGA
- a CDS encoding DeoR/GlpR family DNA-binding transcription regulator: MRYTEAPARRAQLQREVAADGYLSSADAAERLGVSEMTVRRDFRILEEQGVVSRVAGGAKLPAGLPFERRGAVGTAEKRAIAELAAREVAGAATVAIDAGTTTQAVAPLLRDRTIVTHSLPVIEALTRIGSPGLVVAGGHYQPDTRSFAGPLAEETLRSIRCDVALLSATALDAEGLWGTNVLDAAIKRVLAAQSSRVILLADADKLDRASPVRIARLHLIDVLITDRRADAGFLAGLEAAGIDVKLAG; the protein is encoded by the coding sequence ATGCGGTACACCGAGGCGCCCGCGCGCCGCGCGCAGCTGCAGCGCGAAGTCGCCGCCGACGGCTATCTCTCCTCGGCCGACGCGGCCGAGCGGCTCGGGGTCTCGGAGATGACCGTGCGACGCGACTTCCGGATTCTGGAGGAGCAGGGGGTCGTGAGCCGGGTGGCGGGAGGCGCCAAGCTGCCTGCCGGTCTGCCTTTCGAGCGGCGCGGCGCGGTCGGCACCGCCGAGAAGCGCGCCATCGCCGAACTCGCCGCGCGCGAGGTCGCCGGCGCCGCCACGGTCGCCATCGACGCCGGGACCACGACGCAGGCCGTCGCCCCGCTGCTGCGCGATCGGACCATCGTCACGCATTCACTCCCGGTGATCGAGGCGCTGACGCGCATCGGATCGCCGGGCCTCGTCGTCGCCGGCGGGCACTACCAGCCCGACACGCGATCGTTCGCGGGACCCCTCGCCGAGGAGACGCTGCGCAGCATCCGCTGCGACGTCGCCCTCCTGTCGGCCACGGCACTCGACGCCGAAGGCCTGTGGGGCACGAACGTGCTGGACGCCGCCATCAAGCGCGTGCTCGCCGCGCAGTCCAGCCGCGTCATCCTCCTCGCCGACGCGGACAAGCTCGACCGCGCTTCTCCGGTGCGGATCGCGCGACTGCATCTCATCGACGTCCTGATCACCGACCGGCGCGCCGACGCCGGTTTCCTGGCCGGTCTGGAAGCAGCGGGCATCGACGTGAAGCTGGCCGGATGA
- the otnK gene encoding 3-oxo-tetronate kinase — protein sequence MSLQLGVVADDLTGACDVAAGVHALGVDAEVRLGVPDSGAAPEARVVIVALKSRTAPAAEAVRDSVASARVLRSWGARRLYLKYCSTFDSTDEGNIGPVADALLDLAGEDAAAVGTPATPAAARTMHRGHLFVGDRLLSESSLAHHPLTPMRDADLIRVLARQTPRPVAGIPLEILHAGPAAVAGRIAELRAQGVRHVLLDAVEDGDLDAAAAAAAGAPDLILTGAAGFAAALARSLGGAAAPSVEPPPDGARLILSGSGSERTRAQVSAYRGPSHPIDVSALVAEPTAVVAEVMRFVGRAAGTPLVTATAEPEEVARLQARWGRDRTAALVEDALARVAVAAVEECGVRRVLVAGGETSGAVAAALGATVLRVRRIAAPGVAWTTATDPSGRVLDLCFKSGNFGGTDFFDRAWD from the coding sequence ATGAGCCTGCAGCTGGGGGTCGTCGCGGACGACCTCACCGGCGCGTGCGATGTCGCCGCCGGCGTGCATGCCCTGGGCGTCGACGCGGAGGTGCGTCTGGGCGTGCCCGATTCCGGTGCCGCGCCCGAGGCCCGGGTGGTGATCGTGGCGCTGAAGTCGCGCACCGCGCCGGCCGCCGAAGCGGTGCGCGACAGCGTCGCATCGGCCCGGGTGCTGCGTTCATGGGGTGCCCGCCGGCTCTATCTGAAGTACTGCTCGACCTTCGATTCCACCGACGAGGGCAACATCGGCCCCGTCGCGGACGCGCTCCTGGACCTCGCCGGGGAGGACGCGGCCGCGGTGGGCACGCCCGCGACCCCCGCCGCGGCGCGCACGATGCATCGCGGTCATCTGTTCGTCGGCGATCGGCTGCTGTCGGAATCGTCCCTGGCGCACCATCCGCTCACGCCGATGCGCGACGCCGACCTCATCCGCGTCCTCGCGCGTCAGACGCCCCGCCCGGTCGCCGGGATCCCTCTCGAGATCCTGCACGCCGGGCCCGCCGCCGTCGCCGGACGCATCGCCGAACTGCGGGCGCAAGGCGTCCGCCACGTCCTGCTCGACGCGGTCGAGGACGGCGATCTGGATGCTGCGGCAGCGGCCGCCGCCGGTGCGCCGGATCTCATCCTCACGGGTGCGGCGGGGTTCGCCGCCGCCCTCGCGCGCTCCCTCGGCGGGGCCGCGGCCCCCTCCGTGGAGCCGCCGCCGGACGGTGCGCGGCTGATCCTGTCCGGAAGCGGCTCCGAGCGCACACGGGCGCAGGTGTCGGCGTACCGCGGGCCGTCGCATCCGATCGACGTCTCTGCACTCGTGGCGGAGCCGACCGCCGTGGTCGCCGAGGTGATGCGATTCGTCGGCCGCGCCGCCGGTACGCCGCTCGTGACCGCGACGGCCGAACCCGAAGAGGTCGCACGGCTGCAGGCACGGTGGGGTCGAGACCGGACCGCGGCGCTCGTGGAGGACGCCCTCGCGCGCGTCGCCGTCGCCGCCGTGGAAGAGTGCGGCGTGCGGCGGGTCCTCGTGGCCGGCGGCGAGACCTCCGGCGCCGTCGCCGCCGCCCTGGGTGCGACCGTCCTGCGCGTGCGTCGTATCGCTGCGCCGGGGGTCGCGTGGACGACCGCGACGGACCCATCCGGCCGGGTGCTGGACCTGTGCTTCAAGTCGGGCAATTTCGGCGGCACCGACTTCTTCGACCGCGCCTGGGACTGA
- a CDS encoding carbohydrate ABC transporter permease, with protein sequence MSAATGSTEAITTRDDGSRTPRRGRKPRRVKEHYNKREALAGYLFISPWIIGFLVFTAGAMVYSLYISFSAYNLATNTARPIGFDNYARLFEDPRVGVALANTLFFAVMAVPLEIVFALVLALLLNRTNKGAGFFRTVYYLPKMTPAVATGAIFFLLLNGNTGAINQGLRAIGIEGPQWLVDPAWVKPSIVIMTLWTVSGTMVIFLAALKNVPVELYEVASIDGAGPIRKFFSITLPMISGAMFFNVIVLSIAAFQVFDQAYILFWRDQSNSSPEASLFYAIYLFQQAFRQFNFGFAAAMAWLLFVIIMVITVIQVKFGNRFVYYEGDR encoded by the coding sequence ATGAGCGCCGCCACCGGCTCCACGGAAGCGATCACGACTCGAGACGACGGCAGCCGCACGCCGCGGCGCGGACGCAAGCCCCGCCGGGTGAAGGAGCACTACAACAAGCGGGAGGCGCTCGCGGGCTACCTCTTCATCTCGCCGTGGATCATCGGCTTCCTGGTCTTCACCGCCGGCGCCATGGTCTACAGCCTCTACATCTCCTTCAGCGCGTACAACCTGGCCACCAACACCGCCCGGCCGATCGGATTCGACAACTATGCCCGCCTCTTCGAGGATCCGCGGGTGGGGGTCGCGCTGGCCAACACGCTGTTCTTCGCCGTGATGGCGGTGCCGCTGGAGATCGTCTTCGCTCTGGTTCTGGCGCTGCTGCTGAACCGCACCAACAAGGGCGCCGGTTTCTTCCGCACGGTGTACTACCTGCCGAAGATGACCCCCGCCGTCGCCACCGGCGCCATCTTCTTCCTCCTCCTCAACGGCAACACCGGCGCGATCAACCAGGGGCTGCGCGCGATCGGCATCGAAGGTCCGCAGTGGCTCGTGGATCCGGCGTGGGTCAAGCCGAGCATCGTGATCATGACCCTGTGGACCGTCAGCGGCACGATGGTCATCTTCCTGGCCGCACTGAAGAACGTGCCCGTGGAGCTGTACGAGGTGGCGTCGATCGACGGAGCGGGGCCCATCCGCAAGTTCTTCTCCATCACGCTGCCGATGATCTCCGGTGCGATGTTCTTCAACGTCATCGTCCTCTCGATCGCGGCGTTCCAGGTGTTCGACCAGGCCTACATCCTGTTCTGGCGAGATCAGAGCAACTCCTCACCGGAGGCGTCCCTCTTCTACGCGATCTATCTGTTCCAACAGGCGTTCCGTCAGTTCAACTTCGGCTTCGCCGCCGCGATGGCGTGGCTGCTGTTCGTCATCATCATGGTGATCACGGTCATCCAGGTGAAGTTCGGCAATCGCTTCGTCTACTACGAAGGAGACCGCTGA
- a CDS encoding carbohydrate ABC transporter permease, translating to MSLTQETPGAPATMPAASIVPPATSAARGRRGRRGPKSLIGRVVLWILLLGFSLLFMYPFAWLLAASFKPRGEVFDNRLIPKTFMPENYVEVWNQLPLLSWMFNSIAIALLAATAVAVSSSIVAFGFAYFRFPGRGLLFGLVLATMMLPGAVTMIPIYLIWKETGLLGTWVPLWGMNLFGSAFYIFLQRQFFLGLPKELFEAARLDGASYWGLFWRIAMPLSVPSFIIVFLFEFQASWNNLQASLIYLNAGTVDEFTAPLGIAYAMTKYSPTAGGQGDYQYVMLASLVVTLPMLILFAFGQRYFIEGVATQGRKG from the coding sequence ATGTCGCTCACCCAGGAAACGCCCGGTGCCCCGGCCACCATGCCGGCGGCATCCATCGTCCCTCCAGCGACGTCGGCCGCCCGAGGCCGGAGAGGCCGCAGAGGCCCGAAGTCGCTCATCGGCAGGGTCGTCCTGTGGATCCTCCTGCTCGGCTTCTCCCTGCTGTTCATGTACCCGTTCGCGTGGCTGCTGGCGGCGAGCTTCAAGCCGCGCGGTGAGGTCTTCGACAACAGGCTGATCCCCAAGACCTTCATGCCCGAGAACTACGTGGAGGTCTGGAATCAGCTGCCGCTGCTGAGCTGGATGTTCAACAGCATCGCGATCGCGCTGCTGGCGGCGACGGCGGTCGCGGTGTCGAGTTCGATCGTCGCGTTCGGGTTCGCCTACTTCCGCTTCCCCGGCCGCGGCCTCCTGTTCGGCCTCGTGCTGGCGACGATGATGCTGCCCGGTGCCGTGACCATGATCCCGATCTACCTCATCTGGAAGGAGACCGGGCTGCTGGGGACGTGGGTGCCGCTATGGGGCATGAACCTCTTCGGCTCCGCCTTCTACATCTTCTTGCAACGGCAGTTCTTCCTCGGCCTGCCCAAGGAGCTGTTCGAGGCGGCGCGGCTGGATGGCGCGAGCTACTGGGGCCTGTTCTGGCGGATCGCGATGCCGCTGTCGGTCCCGTCGTTCATCATCGTCTTCCTGTTCGAGTTCCAGGCCAGCTGGAACAACCTCCAGGCGTCGCTGATCTACCTCAACGCCGGCACGGTGGACGAGTTCACCGCGCCCCTCGGGATCGCGTACGCGATGACCAAGTACAGCCCCACCGCCGGCGGCCAAGGCGACTACCAGTACGTCATGCTCGCCTCGCTCGTGGTGACCCTCCCGATGCTGATCCTCTTCGCGTTCGGCCAGCGCTACTTCATCGAGGGCGTCGCGACCCAGGGGCGCAAGGGGTGA
- a CDS encoding extracellular solute-binding protein: protein MRKRITGIAAVVAASAVVLTGCGGGGGGDAAADVDFTAEPTGTLSAWGFENADDVGTSRMDHAAEELSEVEVDLDATAFDAQKFTTRLASGDVPDVVQMDRRYVTTYAAQDLVMPLDECFEAHDVSPDEQWYPFVVDDVTYEDAVWAVPQFYQPPAIMVNKTVLNEAGVSVEEIDTSNPDALIGAIEKMYQASGGVPTRLGLDPQTTGQSGLWILGMGGQLIDEEGAPTLDDPSNVAGIELLQQIADAQGGYASVKSFTDSFDTFGENNQFVANQVGAQVNAQWYPNVLSTYVDQIDVEAVPFRDSEGEPFSVASGTAFVIPAGAENPAAACAWMINLTSDDAWMAAGEARGATRAADGGINTGLFTGSPAADEAIREEWVAESGNAGFDQVISTYYDVVEYGESFGSSPAGQEIQNELNNAITAALLGDKTIEEALGDAQEAAMRAYDNVTAG from the coding sequence ATGCGCAAGCGCATTACAGGAATCGCCGCGGTGGTCGCGGCATCCGCTGTCGTCCTCACCGGCTGCGGCGGCGGAGGCGGCGGGGATGCGGCCGCCGACGTCGACTTCACCGCCGAGCCCACCGGCACGCTGTCGGCGTGGGGCTTCGAGAACGCCGACGACGTCGGCACCTCCCGCATGGACCATGCCGCGGAGGAGCTGAGCGAGGTCGAGGTGGACCTCGACGCCACCGCCTTCGACGCGCAGAAGTTCACCACCCGGCTCGCCAGCGGGGATGTCCCCGACGTCGTGCAGATGGACCGCCGCTACGTCACGACGTACGCCGCGCAGGACCTCGTGATGCCACTGGACGAGTGCTTCGAGGCCCACGACGTCTCGCCTGACGAGCAGTGGTACCCCTTCGTCGTGGACGACGTGACGTACGAGGACGCGGTCTGGGCTGTACCGCAGTTCTACCAGCCGCCGGCGATCATGGTGAACAAGACGGTGCTCAACGAGGCCGGCGTGAGCGTCGAGGAGATCGACACGTCGAACCCCGACGCGCTGATCGGGGCGATCGAGAAGATGTACCAGGCGTCCGGCGGCGTGCCGACCCGACTCGGCCTCGACCCCCAGACGACGGGTCAGTCGGGTCTGTGGATCCTCGGCATGGGCGGGCAGCTCATCGACGAGGAGGGCGCCCCGACGCTGGATGACCCCAGCAACGTCGCCGGCATCGAGCTGCTCCAGCAGATCGCCGACGCGCAGGGCGGGTACGCATCGGTCAAGAGCTTCACCGACTCGTTCGACACGTTCGGTGAGAACAACCAGTTCGTGGCCAACCAGGTCGGCGCGCAGGTGAACGCCCAGTGGTACCCGAACGTCCTGTCCACCTACGTCGACCAGATCGACGTCGAGGCGGTTCCGTTCCGCGACTCCGAGGGCGAGCCCTTCTCGGTCGCCTCCGGCACGGCGTTCGTGATCCCCGCCGGTGCGGAGAACCCCGCGGCAGCGTGCGCGTGGATGATCAATCTGACCTCGGACGACGCATGGATGGCGGCCGGTGAGGCGCGCGGCGCGACGCGTGCGGCGGACGGTGGCATCAACACCGGACTGTTCACCGGATCGCCCGCCGCCGACGAGGCGATCCGCGAGGAGTGGGTCGCGGAGAGCGGCAACGCCGGCTTCGACCAGGTGATCTCCACGTACTACGACGTCGTCGAGTACGGCGAGTCGTTCGGATCTTCCCCCGCCGGGCAGGAGATCCAGAACGAGTTGAACAACGCCATCACCGCCGCGCTCCTCGGTGACAAGACGATCGAAGAAGCCCTCGGCGACGCGCAGGAAGCCGCGATGCGGGCATACGACAACGTGACCGCGGGCTGA
- a CDS encoding SRPBCC domain-containing protein, with product MRAERATRHITADPERVFRAFTDPDLFVSWIPPEGMTGALEEFDPEQGYRMVLRYENAPEGGGKATADTDVSVARRVLVDPPRTVVEEVDFPSGDPAFAGTMRMTWTLEPEAAGTLVTVEATNVPAGIDQDVHVGAMISSLAQLARAVEHGTVG from the coding sequence ATGCGAGCCGAGCGTGCGACCCGACACATCACCGCCGACCCGGAACGGGTCTTCCGTGCCTTCACCGATCCCGACCTCTTCGTGTCGTGGATTCCGCCCGAGGGGATGACCGGCGCGCTGGAGGAGTTCGACCCGGAACAGGGGTACCGCATGGTTCTCCGCTACGAGAATGCGCCCGAGGGAGGCGGCAAGGCCACGGCCGACACCGACGTCAGCGTCGCGCGTCGCGTGCTCGTCGATCCGCCCCGCACGGTCGTCGAAGAAGTCGATTTCCCCTCCGGCGACCCGGCCTTCGCCGGCACCATGCGGATGACGTGGACCTTGGAGCCGGAAGCGGCCGGGACGCTCGTCACGGTGGAGGCGACCAACGTACCCGCCGGCATCGACCAGGACGTGCACGTGGGAGCGATGATCTCCTCGCTCGCGCAGCTGGCCCGCGCCGTGGAGCACGGCACCGTAGGCTGA
- a CDS encoding L-lactate dehydrogenase, whose translation MSVIENSKLTVVGAGSVGASVAYAALIRGSARHVALYDIAAQKVDAEVLDLAHGTQFTGSSDIIGGSDISVAAGSHVVVITAGAKQKPGQTRIELAGVNAGILRSMMPQLLEVAPDAIYVIVTNPCDVLTVLAREATNLPPERIFSSGTVLDTSRLRWKLAQRAGVATSNVHAYIVGEHGDTEFALWSRATIGTVPILEWESPGHPRMSAEELDRIAVDVRDAAYKVIEGKGATNYAIGLASARIVEAVLRDEHTVLPVSTVLDDFHGLDGVALSVPSIVSASGAVPIRETAFSEDEMALLQKSGDALRTVAESLRE comes from the coding sequence ATGAGCGTGATCGAGAACTCGAAGCTGACGGTGGTGGGCGCGGGAAGCGTGGGGGCCAGCGTCGCGTACGCCGCCCTCATCCGCGGATCGGCGCGGCACGTGGCGCTGTACGACATCGCGGCGCAGAAGGTCGATGCCGAAGTGCTCGACCTCGCCCACGGCACCCAGTTCACCGGATCGAGCGACATCATCGGTGGCAGCGACATCTCCGTCGCCGCGGGATCGCACGTCGTCGTCATCACCGCCGGCGCGAAGCAGAAGCCCGGCCAGACGCGCATCGAACTGGCGGGAGTGAATGCCGGCATCCTGCGGTCGATGATGCCCCAGCTGCTCGAAGTCGCTCCCGATGCGATCTACGTCATCGTGACCAACCCGTGCGACGTCCTGACGGTGCTTGCGCGAGAAGCGACGAACCTGCCGCCGGAGCGCATCTTCTCCTCGGGCACGGTGCTCGACACCTCGCGCCTGCGGTGGAAGCTCGCCCAGCGCGCCGGCGTGGCGACCTCGAACGTGCACGCCTACATCGTGGGCGAGCACGGCGACACCGAGTTCGCGCTGTGGTCGCGCGCGACGATCGGCACGGTGCCGATCCTCGAATGGGAGTCGCCGGGCCACCCCCGGATGAGCGCCGAGGAGCTCGACCGCATCGCGGTGGACGTGCGCGACGCCGCCTACAAGGTCATCGAGGGCAAGGGCGCGACGAACTACGCCATCGGGCTCGCCAGCGCCCGGATCGTCGAGGCCGTCCTGCGCGACGAGCACACCGTCCTCCCGGTGAGCACGGTGCTCGACGACTTCCACGGGCTCGACGGGGTGGCCCTGTCGGTGCCGTCGATCGTGAGCGCATCGGGGGCGGTGCCGATTCGGGAAACGGCCTTCTCCGAGGACGAGATGGCGCTGCTCCAGAAGTCGGGTGACGCGTTGCGGACCGTCGCGGAGAGCCTGCGGGAGTAA
- a CDS encoding site-specific integrase encodes MGSVQRYKTTQGTRYLVRYKKPDGTHANKRGFRTKADAQQFLAEVSVSISKSAYIDPVDSRVTVGELAATWLLDQAAVLKPSSMHVLESAWRTHVGPRWGEVRIDAVRYSDVRAWVTEIARRRKATTTIRAYGLLAAVLDVAVRDRRLVENPARGIKLPRKTSKRRVYLTHRQVDLLASEALHPVLVYFLAYTGLRWGEATGLRVADVNLARRRVNVQENAVMVNGAVVTGTPKTHAARSVPYPEFLDDLIRAQLSFKHPDDLLFGDGADPQRLPNSRDGWFAAAVRRAMRIDPTFPRITPHDLRHTAASLAISAGANVKAVQRMLGHASAAMTLDTYADLFDDDLDFVAQALTSARQAATLIVHEQSQPASPHDAAAAQRGLPGQSGAEPTSRGI; translated from the coding sequence ATGGGCAGCGTTCAGCGGTACAAAACCACCCAGGGCACGCGCTACCTCGTGCGCTACAAGAAGCCCGACGGAACCCACGCGAACAAGCGCGGCTTCCGGACGAAGGCAGACGCTCAGCAGTTCCTCGCCGAGGTCAGCGTCTCCATTTCGAAGAGCGCCTACATCGACCCGGTCGACTCCCGCGTCACCGTCGGCGAGCTCGCCGCGACCTGGCTCCTCGACCAGGCCGCGGTGCTGAAACCTTCGTCGATGCACGTCCTGGAATCGGCATGGCGGACGCATGTCGGCCCGCGCTGGGGCGAGGTGCGAATAGACGCCGTGCGTTACAGCGACGTGCGTGCCTGGGTGACCGAGATCGCGCGCCGACGTAAAGCGACCACCACCATCCGCGCGTACGGGCTACTCGCCGCGGTCCTCGATGTCGCGGTTCGCGATCGCAGGCTCGTGGAGAATCCTGCCCGCGGGATCAAGCTGCCACGGAAAACGTCCAAGCGGAGGGTCTACCTCACCCACCGCCAAGTTGATCTGCTCGCGAGCGAAGCACTCCATCCGGTGCTGGTGTATTTCCTCGCCTACACCGGACTCCGATGGGGCGAAGCCACGGGCCTCCGAGTCGCCGACGTCAATCTCGCCCGCCGCCGAGTCAACGTTCAAGAGAATGCAGTCATGGTCAACGGTGCCGTCGTCACCGGCACCCCGAAGACGCACGCAGCACGGTCGGTCCCCTACCCGGAATTCCTCGACGACCTCATCCGCGCACAGCTCTCCTTCAAGCACCCCGACGATCTGCTATTCGGGGATGGCGCCGACCCGCAACGCCTGCCGAACTCCCGCGACGGCTGGTTCGCAGCAGCAGTCCGACGCGCCATGCGAATCGACCCGACCTTCCCCCGGATCACGCCACACGACCTCCGTCACACGGCAGCAAGCCTGGCCATCAGCGCTGGCGCCAACGTGAAAGCCGTCCAGCGGATGCTTGGCCACGCATCAGCGGCCATGACGCTCGATACCTACGCGGACCTCTTCGACGACGATCTCGACTTCGTCGCACAAGCTCTTACCAGCGCCCGCCAAGCCGCCACCCTGATCGTTCACGAACAGTCGCAACCCGCTTCACCACACGACGCTGCTGCGGCGCAGCGCGGACTCCCCGGGCAATCAGGTGCGGAGCCCACGTCTCGAGGAATCTGA
- a CDS encoding helix-turn-helix domain-containing protein codes for MVMTNGYGPQLQPGEYLTPEQVAAILPGLTLNSLAVRRHRHQEPTFCRLGRTILYPREGIEKWVESSTVEARRHGR; via the coding sequence ATGGTGATGACAAACGGGTACGGACCGCAGCTTCAGCCTGGCGAGTACCTGACCCCGGAGCAGGTCGCGGCGATCTTGCCGGGACTGACGCTCAACTCGCTGGCGGTGCGGCGCCACCGCCACCAGGAGCCGACCTTCTGTCGGCTCGGCCGCACAATCCTGTATCCCCGCGAAGGCATTGAGAAGTGGGTCGAGTCGTCGACGGTGGAGGCGCGACGTCATGGTCGCTAA